In the Pedobacter cryoconitis genome, AAATGAAATTTTGATAACACATGGTGCTGCTGAGGCTATTTGGCTATCAGTTTTAACATTAACATCAATTGGTGATGAGGTTATTATACCCGACCCGGCATACCCTATGTACGAAACGGCAGTAAAACTTTTGGGAAGGGTTCCGGTAAGATTACCAACTCATGCAGATACAAATTATTGTATGGATATACAGATTATTAAGAAATATACTACAGCAAACACTAAACTTATAATTATTAACTCTCCAGGAAATCCTACTGGAGGTGTATATGGTAGGGATTTAATTAATGAAATTGCAGAATTTACAAAGGCAAATGGAATTTATTTTGTTCATGATGAAGTATATGATTCATATGTCTTTAATGATAAGCATTATAATATATTTAGTTTAAAAAATAAGATTCCTGATAATTGCATCCTGATAAATAGTTTTTCAAAAAGTTTTTCAATGATGAGTTGGAGGCTAGGTTGGATGATTGGGGGAGAGCATATCATATCAAATGCGACTAAAATTCATACAAACTTAACCTTAAATCTGGGTGGATTTCATCAAGATTCGGCTTCAATTTTATTAAACAATGAAGTGGTCGATTCTGAAGTGATGGTCCATTTTGAAAACATTGGTAGAAGTATGGTTAATTTGTGGGAAGCAATAAGTAAAGTTGAAGGTATTGATGCTGGAAATAAGCCACCAAAAGGTGGGTTTTTTCTTTTTCCTAATGTTTCTAAATTATATGAAAAAATCCCAAATAAATTCAAGACTTGCAATACAATAGGTGAATGTGTGACAGAATATTTTTTGGAAAGATATAAGATAGCAGTTGTTCCGGGTTGTGTTTATGGTCAAAGTGGAAATGATCATATCAGAATTGTTGTTGCAGTAGAAGAAGATAAGATAAATCAGGTGATTCTCAGACTCGAAAATAATTGATTTTTTCTCAAAAACCCTATAATCGTTGTTGGTCTAATGTTTAAGCTTGCAAGTTTTAGTTGAATTTTCACTGAAATCTTGCAGGTTTTTAAATTCAAGTTTAATGTTTTGTCTCCTGTCGTATTAATGCAGGGTTAAATTGATATTAATATTTACTATACGCCTCATTTTTTATTAAAAGATTATTTATATTCGATTATGGTTAAATTTTGTTTAATAATTATTATATATATGTGTGTGTTTGATGGTTTTAAATGTCGTATTGATTAATTTAAAAGTAATTCAGCCAATGGAATTTTATTTTTTGTACGAAGAAATTATTTTGTTAATCTATAGGAAAAATGATTAGATTTTCTTCCGTCTATAAGGTTATATACCTCACGATATTATTAGTATTAATACAGCTTGCTATTGTTCGCGGACAAAATATTAAGGGGCGTGTAGTAGGAGTAAATGGAAAAGAATTAGCCTATGCAACCGTTTCGCTCTTTAAAGATACAGTAGAACTCAAAAAATTGAGTTGTGATTCATTGGGGAATTTTGAACTAAAATTGCAAACATCAAATATTAATGGATACAAGCTAAAAGCATTTTATTTGAAAAATGTATCTCCGCTAGTAAATCTGACAGATCCCGAGCATTTTGTGAATTTGATAATCAATGATAATTCAACAATACTCAAGGAAATAAATATTGTAGGCAATAAGCCATCCCTGATAAGAAAACCAGATAGATTTCTCTTTATACCCGGTAAAGCATTAGCAGAAGGAAGCAGCTCATTAGACATGATGAGACATGTCCCCTTAATCAAATATGAGGAAAGTGGCGAAGCCCTTTCAATTATTGGTAAATCAGGGACTGTAGTTTATATTAATAATAAAAAAACTACTATTC is a window encoding:
- a CDS encoding pyridoxal phosphate-dependent aminotransferase; translation: MSKTISDKVSSNPEIVNLSIGEPYFFPPDAVYNDLKSKLFTHGSYDLIPHKYAESKGGLSLRNEISIRYSRLYDASVDPKNEILITHGAAEAIWLSVLTLTSIGDEVIIPDPAYPMYETAVKLLGRVPVRLPTHADTNYCMDIQIIKKYTTANTKLIIINSPGNPTGGVYGRDLINEIAEFTKANGIYFVHDEVYDSYVFNDKHYNIFSLKNKIPDNCILINSFSKSFSMMSWRLGWMIGGEHIISNATKIHTNLTLNLGGFHQDSASILLNNEVVDSEVMVHFENIGRSMVNLWEAISKVEGIDAGNKPPKGGFFLFPNVSKLYEKIPNKFKTCNTIGECVTEYFLERYKIAVVPGCVYGQSGNDHIRIVVAVEEDKINQVILRLENN